The Paraburkholderia bonniea genome includes a window with the following:
- the aepX gene encoding phosphoenolpyruvate mutase → MNAREPDFSLQSRSQRLREMLTSPQLEFMMEAHNGLSARIVREAGFRAIWASGLAISAQYGVRDNNEASWTQVVDMLEFMADASDLPILLDGDTGYGNFNNVRRLVRKLEQRGIAGVCIEDKQFPKTNSFINGERQPLAEIDEFCGKIKAGKDSQTDASFSIVARVEALIAGWGMDEALRRAEAYRQAGADAILIHSKLSRPDEILAFAREWAGRGPLVIVPTKYYSTPTEAFRQAGISTVIWANHLIRASASAMQAVAHEIHENQTLVDVEDRVAPVNEIFRLQDADEYSAAEQRYLSVARASGAALVLAASRGAGLEAVTAERPKVMLPVAGKPLLRWLVDAFKREGVNDITVVGGYRADAIDTAGIRLVVNQQYAQTGELASLACAMDGLGLQADTVISYGDLLFRSYILRDLVESEAAFSVVVDSTPTQAANSSVRDFAWCSTPDERALFGNKVQLLRVAGEQDTGAQAPHGRWVGLLNVRGAGRERLRTVLASLRERADFAALDMPALLNALIDAGEAIEVQYVHGHWRGVNDLEDFRRAGDFAHAQSPLASGEPAERDESAESGASAHHGKALNAAPGAAR, encoded by the coding sequence ATGAATGCACGCGAACCTGATTTTTCTTTGCAGTCACGCAGCCAGCGCTTGCGCGAGATGCTGACCAGCCCGCAGCTTGAATTCATGATGGAAGCGCATAACGGCCTTTCCGCGCGCATTGTGCGTGAAGCGGGGTTTCGCGCGATCTGGGCTTCGGGGCTGGCGATTTCAGCGCAATACGGCGTGCGCGACAACAACGAAGCGAGCTGGACCCAAGTGGTGGATATGCTGGAGTTCATGGCCGACGCGAGCGATTTGCCGATCTTGCTGGACGGCGACACTGGCTATGGCAACTTCAACAATGTGCGGCGTCTGGTGCGCAAGCTCGAACAGCGCGGTATTGCCGGGGTCTGTATCGAGGACAAGCAGTTTCCCAAGACCAACAGCTTTATCAATGGCGAGCGCCAGCCGCTGGCCGAAATCGACGAGTTCTGCGGCAAGATCAAGGCCGGTAAAGATTCGCAGACTGACGCGAGTTTTTCCATCGTGGCCCGCGTCGAAGCGCTGATCGCTGGCTGGGGCATGGACGAAGCCTTGCGCCGTGCTGAGGCCTATCGTCAGGCGGGGGCCGATGCGATTCTGATTCACAGCAAGCTGTCGCGGCCGGACGAAATTCTGGCGTTTGCCCGCGAATGGGCCGGGCGTGGCCCGTTGGTGATCGTGCCGACCAAGTACTACAGCACGCCCACCGAGGCGTTTCGCCAGGCGGGGATCAGCACGGTGATCTGGGCCAACCACTTGATTCGCGCATCGGCTTCGGCAATGCAGGCGGTGGCACACGAAATTCACGAGAACCAGACGCTGGTGGATGTCGAAGACCGGGTAGCCCCGGTCAACGAGATTTTCCGCTTGCAGGATGCGGATGAATACTCGGCGGCAGAGCAGCGCTATCTGTCGGTGGCACGTGCTTCAGGAGCTGCTCTGGTGCTGGCTGCCAGCCGGGGCGCAGGGCTGGAGGCGGTTACTGCCGAGCGGCCCAAGGTGATGCTGCCGGTGGCGGGCAAGCCGCTGCTGCGCTGGCTGGTCGATGCGTTCAAGCGCGAAGGGGTGAACGACATCACCGTGGTGGGTGGTTACCGTGCCGATGCGATTGATACTGCGGGGATTCGTCTGGTGGTTAATCAGCAGTACGCGCAGACCGGCGAGCTGGCGTCCCTCGCCTGCGCGATGGATGGCTTGGGCTTGCAGGCCGATACGGTGATTTCTTATGGCGACCTGCTGTTTCGCAGCTACATCCTGCGCGATCTGGTGGAAAGCGAAGCGGCGTTCAGCGTGGTGGTTGATTCCACTCCGACCCAGGCGGCGAATTCAAGTGTGCGTGATTTTGCCTGGTGTTCCACGCCGGATGAGCGTGCGTTGTTCGGCAACAAGGTGCAGTTGCTGCGAGTGGCAGGCGAGCAGGACACCGGAGCGCAAGCGCCACATGGCCGCTGGGTGGGGCTGTTGAACGTGCGCGGCGCGGGCCGCGAACGCTTGCGCACGGTACTGGCGAGCTTGCGTGAGCGAGCCGATTTTGCTGCGCTCGATATGCCTGCGTTGCTGAATGCACTGATCGACGCGGGCGAAGCGATTGAGGTGCAGTACGTGCATGGGCACTGGCGCGGGGTGAATGATCTGGAAGATTTCCGCCGCGCGGGCGACTTCGCACATGCGCAATCCCCGCTGGCCAGTGGTGAACCTGCTGAACGGGATGAATCCGCTGAATCCGGCGCTTCTGCTCACCATGGGAAGGCGCTCAATGCGGCCCCGGGGGCCGCGCGATGA
- a CDS encoding thiamine pyrophosphate enzyme family protein — protein MIEAVQFVEAARARGFDWYAGVPCSYLTPFINYVLQDPALHYLSAANEGDAVALMAGVTLGAAPGRRGVTMMQNSGLGNAVSPLTSLTWTFRLPQLLIVTWRGQPGVPDEPQHALMGPVTPALLDLMEIPWELFPQDAEAIGPALDRALAHMEASGRPYALLMQKGSVAPYPLQPGVSALPPRAARGLAVERVATLGGAMAVATATAATTATAATTATAATTATAATTATAATTATAATTATAATTATTATAATTATAATTATTATAALPTRQAALQRVMAHTPVATTVVLASTGFCGRELYALEDRPNQLYMVGSMGCVTPLALGLALARPDWHVVALDGDGAALMRMGVFATLGAYGPANLTHVLLDNGAHDSTGGQSTVSPQVSFAAIAAACGYTLAQDSNTLDALDALLAVAALDEEPLDEPFKGPRFLRLAIACGTPDGLPRPTITPPEVAARLMRHLNQGQRHGVQ, from the coding sequence ATGATCGAGGCCGTACAGTTTGTCGAGGCCGCTCGGGCGCGCGGCTTCGACTGGTATGCCGGGGTGCCGTGTTCGTATCTGACGCCGTTCATCAATTACGTGCTGCAAGACCCGGCACTGCATTACCTCTCAGCAGCGAACGAGGGCGATGCGGTGGCGCTGATGGCCGGGGTCACGCTTGGGGCCGCTCCTGGGCGGCGCGGCGTGACGATGATGCAGAACTCCGGCTTGGGAAATGCGGTGAGCCCGCTAACTTCGCTGACCTGGACCTTTCGCTTGCCGCAACTGCTGATCGTGACCTGGCGTGGTCAGCCAGGCGTGCCTGATGAGCCGCAGCATGCGTTGATGGGCCCGGTGACGCCGGCGCTGCTCGATTTGATGGAGATTCCCTGGGAGCTCTTTCCGCAGGATGCTGAGGCGATTGGCCCAGCGCTGGATCGTGCGCTCGCGCATATGGAGGCTAGTGGCCGGCCTTACGCGTTGCTGATGCAAAAAGGCAGTGTCGCGCCGTATCCGTTACAGCCAGGTGTGAGTGCGTTGCCGCCTCGGGCTGCGCGGGGGCTAGCGGTAGAACGTGTTGCTACGTTGGGGGGGGCGATGGCTGTTGCTACGGCTACCGCAGCCACCACAGCCACTGCAGCCACCACAGCTACCGCAGCCACCACAGCCACTGCAGCCACCACAGCTACCGCAGCCACCACAGCCACTGCAGCCACCACAGCTACCGCAGCCACCACAGCCACCACAGCCACTGCAGCCACCACAGCTACCGCAGCCACCACAGCCACCACAGCTACCGCAGCCTTGCCAACACGTCAGGCGGCTTTACAGCGCGTGATGGCGCACACGCCAGTGGCGACGACAGTGGTGCTGGCCTCGACGGGATTTTGCGGCCGCGAGCTGTATGCGCTTGAGGACCGTCCGAACCAGTTGTACATGGTCGGTTCAATGGGCTGCGTGACACCGCTGGCACTTGGGCTGGCATTGGCGCGTCCTGACTGGCACGTAGTCGCGCTTGATGGCGACGGTGCGGCGCTGATGCGTATGGGGGTGTTTGCGACTTTGGGCGCTTATGGGCCAGCCAATCTCACGCATGTGCTGCTGGATAACGGCGCACACGATTCGACCGGTGGCCAGAGCACGGTTTCACCTCAAGTGTCGTTTGCCGCGATAGCTGCCGCCTGCGGTTACACGCTGGCACAAGACAGCAATACGCTCGATGCGCTCGATGCGCTGCTGGCCGTGGCAGCGCTTGATGAAGAACCACTCGATGAGCCTTTCAAGGGGCCGCGCTTTCTCCGCCTCGCCATTGCTTGTGGCACGCCTGACGGTTTGCCGCGTCCCACGATTACTCCGCCCGAGGTGGCGGCGCGTCTGATGCGTCATCTGAATCAAGGTCAGCGCCACGGCGTGCAATGA
- a CDS encoding nucleotidyltransferase family protein — MSYQSVARGILLAAGQGSRFDPSGLNNKLLAPLPHGRCVAQEAAERLLQSVPRVLAVVRPDAEPLARLLSEAGCDVMISAQAARGMGASLAAAVKASHDETGWIIALADMPAIAPASIEAVARALDQGAALVAPFYRAQRGHPVGVSAQHRASLAALEGDSGARALFAQRDYLRLELDDPGILLDIDTASDLGSVITSGSLAAR, encoded by the coding sequence ATGTCCTATCAATCAGTTGCACGCGGCATCCTGCTCGCCGCAGGGCAAGGTTCTCGCTTCGATCCATCCGGCTTGAACAACAAGCTGCTGGCACCGCTGCCGCATGGCCGCTGTGTCGCGCAGGAGGCCGCTGAGCGCTTGCTGCAAAGCGTGCCGCGCGTGCTTGCCGTGGTTCGGCCAGATGCCGAGCCGCTCGCCCGTTTGCTAAGCGAGGCAGGCTGCGACGTGATGATTTCCGCTCAAGCGGCGCGCGGAATGGGGGCCAGCCTGGCAGCCGCTGTCAAGGCAAGCCACGACGAAACAGGATGGATCATCGCCCTCGCCGATATGCCCGCGATCGCGCCCGCCAGCATCGAAGCCGTGGCCAGAGCGCTCGATCAGGGCGCAGCCCTGGTCGCGCCGTTTTATCGCGCTCAGCGCGGCCATCCGGTTGGGGTCAGCGCGCAACATCGCGCCAGCCTGGCCGCACTGGAGGGCGACAGCGGCGCGCGAGCGCTGTTTGCGCAGCGCGACTACCTGCGGCTAGAACTCGATGACCCTGGCATCCTGCTGGATATCGACACCGCCAGCGATCTGGGCAGCGTTATCACGTCCGGCAGCCTTGCAGCACGCTGA
- a CDS encoding M23 family metallopeptidase encodes MLSIFNRGERLSSGSMRFVTQRTACVIAVSAALGTAIVALAAGVAIGRYLPAQNGAGDHEASQMERDYAIKQLGKLNATVAQIEPRITRLATQVGALQDFEARLKTPKPVARAATGAAGDAAFENEGGPSLPPQRCADLAPQNAQTDARTTREQLACLAATLSALEQATASHAVAYAAFPGRTPVAGARFGSPFGNRLDPFNRNLHFHSGIDLAAPSGTPILAAAGGRVIFSGHRAGYGNTVDIDHGNGLVTRYGHAAKLIARAGDLVLPRQHIADVGSTGRSTGPHLHFEVLVNGTPTDPTAYLALFDAGFHG; translated from the coding sequence ATGTTGTCGATTTTTAATCGGGGCGAGCGCCTCAGCAGTGGCTCCATGCGCTTTGTCACGCAGCGCACCGCGTGTGTCATCGCGGTGAGCGCGGCGTTGGGCACGGCCATCGTGGCACTGGCTGCGGGCGTGGCCATTGGCCGGTATCTGCCTGCGCAGAACGGCGCTGGCGATCATGAAGCCAGCCAGATGGAACGCGATTACGCGATCAAACAACTCGGCAAGCTCAATGCCACCGTGGCGCAAATCGAGCCACGTATTACCCGGCTCGCTACCCAGGTTGGGGCGTTACAAGATTTCGAAGCTCGCCTGAAAACACCCAAACCCGTGGCGCGCGCTGCGACTGGCGCGGCGGGTGATGCCGCGTTCGAAAATGAGGGCGGCCCGTCGTTGCCACCCCAGCGTTGTGCCGATCTTGCCCCGCAGAATGCTCAGACTGATGCCAGAACTACGCGTGAGCAGCTCGCCTGCCTCGCCGCGACGTTGTCCGCGCTGGAGCAGGCCACCGCCTCGCATGCGGTTGCTTATGCGGCGTTTCCGGGCCGCACACCGGTGGCTGGGGCGCGCTTTGGTTCACCGTTTGGCAACCGTCTCGATCCGTTCAACCGCAATCTCCACTTTCATTCGGGCATTGATCTGGCCGCGCCGTCTGGCACGCCGATCCTGGCCGCAGCCGGTGGCCGCGTGATTTTTTCAGGCCACCGTGCGGGATATGGCAACACCGTTGACATCGATCACGGCAATGGCCTGGTCACGCGCTATGGCCATGCTGCGAAGCTGATTGCCCGCGCCGGAGATCTGGTGCTGCCACGGCAGCACATTGCCGATGTGGGCTCGACAGGGCGCTCCACCGGGCCGCATCTGCATTTCGAAGTGCTGGTGAATGGCACGCCAACCGATCCCACCGCCTATCTGGCGCTGTTCGACGCAGGTTTCCATGGCTAA
- a CDS encoding bactofilin family protein: MFSKKKQTGIHQTKIATLIAHDVQLRGDLEFSDGLRMDGHVEGNVSGKPGSQTLLVLSDRGSITGNVHGYDVVVNGRIVGDVIADHFVELQANAHVTGNIFYQQLRMDCGASVDGKLARREGAAPVANAAAADMFAQEHAG, encoded by the coding sequence ATGTTTAGCAAGAAGAAACAGACAGGCATCCATCAGACCAAAATTGCGACCCTGATCGCGCATGACGTGCAGTTACGGGGTGACCTCGAATTTAGCGATGGTCTGCGCATGGATGGCCACGTCGAAGGCAATGTCTCGGGCAAGCCCGGCAGCCAGACGTTGCTGGTGCTCAGTGATCGCGGCTCCATTACCGGCAACGTGCATGGCTATGACGTGGTGGTGAACGGGCGGATTGTCGGTGACGTGATTGCGGATCATTTTGTTGAGCTGCAGGCGAACGCCCATGTCACCGGCAATATTTTTTATCAGCAACTGCGCATGGATTGCGGTGCCTCGGTCGATGGCAAGCTGGCGCGGCGCGAGGGAGCAGCGCCCGTGGCAAACGCTGCTGCGGCCGATATGTTTGCTCAGGAACACGCAGGCTAA
- a CDS encoding alkene reductase, with amino-acid sequence MPTLHDPLQIGDLTLPNRIIMAPLTRQRAGDSRVANALMAQYYAERASAGLILSEATAVTPQGVGYAATPGIWSDAQVEGWKLVTEAVHQAGGRIFLQLWHVGRISDPVFLNGGLPVAPSAIAAQGHVSLVRPLRNYVTPRALDLAEIPGVVEAYRKGAENAKAAGFDGVEVHGANGYLLDQFLQDSTNLRTDAYGGPIENRARLMLEVTDACISVWGANRVGMHLSPRGDSHAMGDSAPAATFGYVARELGRRKLAFLCVRESLGENRLGPMLKDAFGGPYIANEKFTLESAQRTLDAGEADAVAWGQLFIANPDLPRRFALGSPLNAPNPATYYAEGETGYTDYPALESAS; translated from the coding sequence ATGCCAACACTTCACGACCCACTCCAGATCGGTGACCTCACGCTCCCGAACCGCATCATCATGGCGCCGCTCACGCGGCAGCGCGCGGGAGATAGCCGGGTGGCCAATGCGCTAATGGCGCAGTACTACGCAGAACGGGCATCGGCCGGGCTGATCTTGAGCGAGGCTACGGCGGTCACCCCACAAGGGGTTGGTTACGCGGCGACGCCTGGCATCTGGTCAGACGCGCAAGTCGAGGGCTGGAAGCTCGTCACCGAGGCGGTGCATCAGGCTGGTGGACGGATCTTTCTGCAGCTTTGGCATGTCGGCCGTATTTCCGATCCCGTCTTTCTGAATGGCGGCCTGCCCGTGGCACCAAGCGCGATTGCCGCACAAGGACATGTCAGCCTGGTGCGGCCGCTGCGTAACTACGTCACCCCCCGAGCGCTCGATCTGGCGGAAATCCCCGGCGTGGTCGAGGCTTACCGCAAGGGTGCGGAGAACGCCAAAGCGGCCGGGTTCGATGGGGTGGAGGTGCATGGCGCGAACGGCTATCTGCTCGATCAGTTCTTGCAGGACAGCACCAACCTGCGCACCGATGCCTATGGTGGCCCAATCGAAAACCGCGCCCGCCTGATGCTCGAAGTCACGGATGCCTGTATTTCAGTGTGGGGCGCGAACCGGGTTGGCATGCATCTGTCACCGCGAGGTGATTCGCATGCGATGGGCGATTCCGCTCCAGCCGCTACCTTCGGTTATGTCGCGCGCGAACTCGGCCGGCGCAAGCTGGCTTTTCTTTGTGTGCGTGAATCGCTCGGCGAAAACCGGCTTGGCCCGATGCTGAAGGATGCCTTCGGCGGGCCTTATATCGCCAATGAAAAATTCACTCTGGAAAGCGCGCAACGCACGCTGGATGCGGGTGAAGCCGATGCAGTCGCTTGGGGGCAGCTCTTTATTGCGAACCCGGACCTGCCGCGCCGTTTCGCACTGGGCTCACCGCTGAATGCCCCGAATCCGGCCACGTATTACGCTGAAGGTGAAACCGGCTATACCGACTATCCGGCGCTAGAGAGCGCCAGCTAA
- a CDS encoding ArsR/SmtB family transcription factor, whose translation MTLDINAILKALAHPVRREILTCLREPEKHFADQELPLEHGVCAGKLEARCGLSQSTVSAHLATLQRTGLLTSKRIGQWVFFKRNEPLIQAFVDYMTHAL comes from the coding sequence ATGACGCTCGATATCAACGCCATCCTCAAAGCCCTGGCTCATCCGGTCAGGCGGGAAATTCTCACCTGCCTGCGCGAGCCCGAAAAGCATTTCGCCGATCAGGAATTACCGCTCGAACACGGTGTCTGCGCGGGCAAGCTTGAGGCGCGTTGCGGTCTGTCGCAATCCACCGTGTCGGCTCATCTCGCCACCTTGCAGCGCACCGGCTTGCTGACTTCAAAGCGCATCGGCCAATGGGTTTTCTTCAAGCGCAATGAGCCGCTGATTCAGGCGTTCGTGGACTACATGACGCACGCTTTATGA
- a CDS encoding Lrp/AsnC family transcriptional regulator yields MTELDKVDRAILSALQADARMSNARLAETVGLSETPCARRLRRLESEGYIERYRAMLSRSALGFGVVAFVYVRFAVHDRAVAMRFEREVLAISRILSCHNVSGSADYVLQVVARDLDDYGAFMRDELRSLPGVTSVESSLSLREVKANGGLPLG; encoded by the coding sequence ATGACTGAACTAGATAAAGTTGACCGCGCGATTTTATCCGCGCTTCAGGCGGATGCCCGCATGTCCAATGCACGTCTAGCCGAAACCGTGGGCCTGAGCGAAACGCCCTGCGCCCGGAGGCTGCGGCGGCTCGAAAGCGAGGGGTATATCGAGCGTTATCGGGCGATGTTGTCGCGTTCAGCGCTTGGGTTTGGGGTGGTGGCGTTTGTTTACGTGCGCTTCGCGGTTCATGACCGTGCGGTGGCGATGCGCTTCGAGCGCGAAGTGCTGGCCATCAGCCGCATCCTGTCGTGCCATAACGTTTCGGGCAGCGCTGATTACGTCTTGCAGGTGGTTGCCCGGGATCTGGACGACTATGGCGCGTTTATGCGCGATGAACTGCGTAGTTTGCCTGGGGTGACCTCGGTTGAATCATCGCTGTCGTTGCGTGAGGTGAAGGCAAACGGAGGTTTGCCGCTGGGATAA
- a CDS encoding LysE family translocator: MISAHWMAMFIAALAVVYAVPGPDMALILQTSIGRGRRGGFAAAGGLALARAVHVTLSACGVAALLRGAPWLYDALRYGGAVYLAWIALQVFRSPVFALPMAGTAPVMQKPLRAVFIKGLLTNLLNPKALLFCSVLLPQFVQPGLGPVAWQMLLLGVLLVATGACFDLVFTLGAVRIAHWLRRHPLAQAAQRWTFSAVLLGFALRLSLD, from the coding sequence ATGATTTCCGCACACTGGATGGCCATGTTTATCGCCGCACTCGCGGTGGTGTATGCGGTCCCCGGCCCTGATATGGCATTGATTTTGCAGACCAGCATCGGCCGGGGGCGGCGCGGCGGTTTTGCCGCAGCGGGTGGCCTGGCGCTGGCGCGGGCGGTGCATGTCACGTTGTCGGCATGCGGGGTCGCGGCGCTGTTGCGCGGCGCGCCCTGGTTGTATGACGCGCTGCGCTATGGCGGAGCGGTTTATCTGGCGTGGATCGCGTTGCAGGTTTTCCGCTCGCCGGTATTTGCGCTGCCCATGGCGGGCACCGCGCCGGTGATGCAAAAGCCGCTGCGAGCGGTGTTTATCAAAGGGCTTTTGACCAATTTGCTTAATCCCAAAGCATTGCTGTTCTGCTCGGTCTTGCTACCGCAATTCGTGCAGCCCGGCCTTGGGCCGGTGGCATGGCAGATGCTGCTGCTCGGCGTGCTGCTGGTGGCGACAGGAGCCTGCTTTGATCTTGTTTTCACCCTGGGCGCGGTGCGTATCGCGCACTGGTTGCGGCGTCATCCGCTGGCGCAGGCAGCGCAACGCTGGACCTTTTCTGCGGTGCTGCTTGGCTTCGCGTTGCGGTTGTCGCTCGATTAG
- a CDS encoding betaine/proline/choline family ABC transporter ATP-binding protein, producing MNSPKVVVKGLSKVFGLNPKRALALLDEGVTRDEVFARTGSMAGIHNVSFEVEEGEIFVLMGLSGSGKSTLIRLINRLVEPTTGTVCVDGRDIAAMRHQDLIGLRRTDMSMVFQSFALMPHRTVLSNAAFGLEVAGIKRKAREARAFEVLEQVGLTPFAHKLPAELSGGMQQRVGLARALAVNPSLMIMDEAFSALDPLKRKEMQNVLLDLQKMQRRTIMFVSHDLDEALRIGNRIAIMEGGRVVQIGTPQDIINNPASDYVRAFFEGVDTSRYLSAGDLMQTQAVPVVHSLDVAGLVTSLNGNAQYTFVLDAERRLRGLVTRGAPGSPPSPMQRIEGIARGALLEQVVERVCANPAPLAVVDENNRYCGSVDRTLVLKALSRQRGAHV from the coding sequence ATGAATTCCCCCAAAGTTGTCGTTAAAGGGTTATCCAAAGTATTTGGTCTTAACCCAAAGCGGGCATTAGCTCTGCTTGATGAGGGCGTCACCAGGGATGAAGTATTCGCCAGAACTGGAAGCATGGCTGGCATCCACAACGTTTCATTTGAAGTAGAGGAAGGCGAAATATTTGTTCTGATGGGTTTGTCTGGATCAGGCAAGTCAACCCTGATACGCCTGATTAACCGTCTGGTGGAACCTACTACGGGCACGGTTTGCGTTGATGGGCGCGATATCGCTGCAATGCGGCACCAGGATCTGATCGGATTGCGCCGCACCGATATGAGCATGGTGTTCCAGTCATTCGCGTTGATGCCGCATCGCACCGTGCTCTCCAATGCTGCTTTCGGTCTCGAAGTGGCCGGTATCAAACGCAAGGCACGTGAAGCGCGGGCATTCGAAGTGCTCGAACAGGTTGGACTTACCCCCTTTGCCCACAAACTGCCAGCCGAGCTTTCCGGTGGCATGCAGCAACGCGTGGGGTTGGCACGGGCGCTAGCGGTCAATCCGTCGCTGATGATTATGGACGAGGCTTTTTCCGCACTCGATCCGCTCAAGCGCAAGGAAATGCAAAACGTGTTGCTGGATCTGCAAAAAATGCAGCGCCGCACCATCATGTTCGTGTCGCACGATCTTGACGAAGCACTACGCATTGGCAACCGGATTGCGATTATGGAAGGTGGCCGGGTGGTGCAGATCGGCACGCCGCAGGACATCATCAACAACCCGGCCAGCGATTACGTGCGCGCATTTTTTGAGGGCGTCGATACCAGCCGCTATCTCAGCGCGGGCGACTTGATGCAAACCCAGGCCGTGCCCGTCGTGCATAGCCTGGATGTAGCCGGGCTTGTGACCTCACTCAATGGCAACGCCCAGTACACCTTTGTGCTCGATGCTGAACGCCGCTTGCGCGGCCTCGTCACACGGGGTGCTCCCGGCTCGCCGCCGTCGCCGATGCAACGCATCGAGGGCATTGCACGAGGGGCCTTGCTTGAACAGGTGGTCGAGCGGGTCTGCGCGAACCCCGCACCGCTGGCGGTGGTCGATGAAAACAACCGCTACTGTGGCTCGGTTGACCGGACCCTCGTATTGAAAGCGTTGTCACGTCAGCGAGGTGCCCATGTCTGA
- the choW gene encoding choline ABC transporter permease subunit — protein MSEIIPLGRWVDQSVHYLLEHDASTFDAIGKAIEGFAAMIEHGLQAVPMWVFIVLVVGIGIWRVSWRFALFALLALLLIYGTGFWDQTIVTLGLTLSATVISLVLGIPLGIWAARNKTVALIVRPVLDLMQTMPAFVYLIPAAMLFGLGRVPGILSTVIFAMPPAVRLTSLGIRHVNREIVEAGQAFGCTPWQLLYKVQFPNALPSIMQGVNQTIMMALSMVIIASMVGAGGLGNDVLASIQRLDIGLGFESGLSVVLLAIILDRITESFGREPGSAAVSRFAGLRNVLRVRRQPVTAPG, from the coding sequence ATGTCTGAAATCATTCCTCTTGGCCGCTGGGTCGACCAGTCGGTGCATTACCTGCTGGAGCATGACGCCAGCACTTTTGATGCAATCGGCAAAGCCATTGAAGGCTTCGCCGCGATGATCGAACACGGCTTGCAGGCGGTGCCGATGTGGGTGTTCATAGTCTTGGTGGTGGGTATTGGTATTTGGCGTGTGAGCTGGCGCTTTGCACTCTTTGCGTTGCTGGCGCTGCTGCTGATTTACGGAACCGGGTTCTGGGATCAGACCATCGTGACGCTTGGCCTGACGCTGTCGGCCACGGTCATCAGCCTTGTGCTGGGGATTCCGCTGGGCATCTGGGCGGCACGCAACAAAACCGTGGCGTTGATCGTGCGGCCGGTGCTGGATTTGATGCAGACCATGCCGGCCTTCGTCTATCTGATTCCTGCCGCGATGCTGTTTGGCCTCGGGCGAGTGCCAGGCATTCTCTCAACCGTTATTTTTGCCATGCCGCCAGCGGTGCGTTTGACCAGCCTCGGCATTCGCCATGTGAATCGGGAAATTGTCGAAGCAGGGCAGGCGTTTGGCTGCACGCCATGGCAGTTGCTTTACAAGGTGCAGTTCCCCAACGCGCTGCCATCGATCATGCAGGGCGTGAACCAGACCATCATGATGGCGCTGTCGATGGTCATCATTGCTTCGATGGTGGGCGCGGGCGGCCTTGGTAACGATGTGCTGGCCAGCATCCAGCGGCTCGATATCGGGCTTGGCTTTGAAAGCGGGCTATCGGTGGTGCTGCTGGCGATTATTCTCGATCGCATTACCGAGAGTTTTGGCCGTGAGCCAGGCAGCGCGGCCGTATCCCGCTTCGCTGGGCTGCGCAATGTGTTGCGCGTGCGGCGTCAGCCCGTCACCGCGCCAGGTTAA